One Heyndrickxia oleronia genomic window, ACTAATTCTTTTACATAGTAGATGACCTCCCTACTATTCTTGCCTCGATCCATATAATCACCTAGTAAAATCAATTGATCTTCACTAGAGTTATATTCTACTAAATCTAATAATTCAATAAATTCATCATAGCATCCATGTATATCGCTAATCGCAAGGATTCTGTTCTGTCTCATAAAAATACCCCTTCTTATCCTTTATGCTTCTATCTTCAATAGTACAACTTTACCGAAGGATATTCTACACATCTGTTTACATTTACCTGCCTATACACTTTTTCATGTTATAAATATAATAAAATAAATGTTTTGAAAAGGAATGGTGTCTATGCCTTCTTTTGTAGGGAACTCCCAAATTATTAATGTAGGCGGAGCAGCAACGATTCAGTACGGGGATACTGCCTTTATTTCACCAAAATCAGCATCAAAAGCAACACACGGTGCAGGAAGTGGGTTAGAAGGTGTCCTTTTTAATAGCATAAGCTTGTATAGTATCACCAATACATTGGATACTAGTATCGTTGAGCAACCTAGTACTGGAAATAATTAATAAAGCAGGCGGCCATCCCTCCTGCTTTTTCTACATATGTATGATGAATATCTGACAAACTCATTGCCCTATCTAATTTAGTTGAGCCTTAACATTCACTTTTTAATTACATCTTCGCTCCATCTCAAATCAATCTCAATAAGTTCATATTCAGTTCACAAATTCCTTATATAATACCCATATTATTTCAGAAAGGGATTGATAAGATGGAAAACACCGTTCAAAGTGATAAATCACTTTTAACAAATAAAAGTAATAAGTTTTTAGTAATGGTAGGTCTTATTATCGGGTTAATCTTTTCAGAATTAGATGAAACAGTTGTTAATACGGCTATGCCAACAATTATTCGAGATTTGGGTGGACTCTCCATGTATGGCTGGGTTGCAGGCGTTTATATGTTAGCTTTATCTGCCTTTATGCCGATACTTGGTAAGCTGGCTGATTTATTTGGCAGGAAAAAAATATATTTAATCTCAATGGCCTTTTTTATTGGCGGATCTATTGTTTGTGGACTTTCCCAATCCATGACAATGCTTTTGATAGGACGAGGAATTCAAGGAATTGGTGCCGGAGGGTTGATGCCACTTGCAATGACTATTTCCAGCGACTTATTTCCAGTAGAACAACGTGCGAAGGTTCAAGGTTTTATGGGGCCA contains:
- a CDS encoding spore germination protein — protein: MPSFVGNSQIINVGGAATIQYGDTAFISPKSASKATHGAGSGLEGVLFNSISLYSITNTLDTSIVEQPSTGNN